In Sphingobium sp. EP60837, one genomic interval encodes:
- a CDS encoding TonB-dependent receptor, whose translation MQRNLRRKMLLLSTCTFCALSLPAWGQTETGNVSTGANQSNAEIVVTATRRAQALQDVPMSINVATGEQIERLKIFDVKDVQQLAPGLELRNDNGRANSATLRGVTFDPDQGTGPAVDLYFNEVPIDAQTAFTAIYDIDQIEVLRGPQGGLRGRTAPSGAITIRTRRPNLSSIEGYVQGTATEDAGYNVQGGVSLPLITDKLAIRASMLVDGNRLNQVRNIVRWDRSRSRTESARLSVAFQPVEGFDINVMYQYLNADNRLYPQVFGPGNPVIGNPAVGLDDRYTLAEGRSRFINNSHLVTVNAKYDFGPVTLDFIGGHQETKLTQYGESDPGNAIHSYAPTQITRSPYNVDSAELRLLSNNDGFFNWSIGGTYSKQTGNVTVDSPLDYIPSVPGVPVPVAPIFPLTGLISIPVSAETYSLAGSIRLQPTDQLTFEAAGRYSVISSKQFATISIPGAGTFPIVDFEKKLHPFTGSATLTYEPTSDLTVYAAYGRSFRAPTAGVGIPQNVSQDLAISKAERSNTYEIGLKTAFFDRRLSLDIAAFYQKFDNFISRFTGIATDQGTNIDFNGDGIPDGVFVGPPDGTVDTNADYNYNGDATVKGVEATISGRPMDNWDASISASYVKAHYDNAVLPCNTVDPVTGQSVIVPNPAFGGVNNVSYCQRDSRLADVPDFSLTANSEFRFGTGPVQPFIRGLITYRPSVFSERQQFRFPHRELINLFVGVRGEENKWEVSAFVRNLLNQNKITNISFNNATITGDNVLGGAGVIFDSGYRTVNLTNPREFGLSGTFKF comes from the coding sequence ATGCAAAGGAATTTGCGCCGTAAAATGCTACTGTTATCGACTTGTACTTTTTGCGCACTATCATTGCCCGCCTGGGGCCAAACCGAGACTGGAAATGTCTCAACAGGGGCTAATCAGTCCAACGCTGAGATAGTCGTGACAGCCACTCGCCGGGCACAAGCTCTGCAGGATGTTCCGATGAGCATCAATGTCGCGACGGGCGAGCAGATCGAGCGCCTGAAAATTTTTGACGTCAAGGATGTGCAGCAGCTTGCTCCGGGTCTTGAACTTCGGAATGACAATGGCCGCGCCAATTCGGCAACGCTGCGTGGCGTGACCTTTGATCCCGACCAGGGCACAGGTCCTGCGGTCGACCTCTATTTCAACGAAGTTCCCATCGACGCGCAAACCGCCTTCACGGCCATTTACGACATCGATCAGATCGAAGTGCTGCGCGGGCCGCAGGGCGGTCTTCGCGGCCGTACCGCGCCGTCGGGCGCCATCACCATCCGGACGCGTCGCCCGAACCTGAGTTCGATCGAGGGATATGTGCAGGGCACCGCGACCGAGGATGCTGGTTACAACGTCCAGGGCGGGGTCTCCCTGCCGCTCATTACGGACAAGCTCGCCATCCGCGCATCGATGCTGGTGGATGGCAACCGTCTGAACCAGGTGCGCAACATCGTTCGTTGGGACCGTTCGCGAAGCCGCACGGAAAGCGCCCGCCTGTCGGTCGCCTTCCAGCCGGTGGAAGGTTTCGACATCAACGTTATGTATCAGTATCTCAATGCTGATAATCGCCTTTACCCTCAAGTTTTCGGCCCGGGAAATCCGGTCATCGGCAATCCGGCGGTCGGGCTCGATGACCGCTATACGCTCGCTGAGGGGCGCAGCCGCTTCATCAACAACAGTCATCTGGTTACCGTAAACGCGAAATATGACTTTGGGCCTGTGACCCTCGACTTTATCGGCGGTCATCAGGAAACTAAACTCACGCAATATGGCGAATCCGACCCAGGCAATGCGATCCACAGCTACGCGCCGACGCAGATTACACGTTCGCCTTATAATGTGGACTCAGCTGAACTTCGCCTGCTGTCTAACAATGATGGTTTCTTCAACTGGTCGATCGGCGGGACCTACTCCAAGCAAACCGGCAATGTCACCGTGGATAGCCCGCTAGACTACATTCCCAGCGTCCCGGGCGTCCCGGTACCTGTTGCGCCGATCTTCCCCCTGACAGGGCTGATTTCTATACCCGTCAGCGCCGAGACCTATTCCTTGGCCGGAAGCATTCGCCTTCAGCCAACAGATCAACTGACTTTCGAAGCTGCCGGGCGCTATTCAGTCATCAGTTCAAAGCAGTTTGCAACTATCTCGATTCCGGGCGCAGGAACTTTTCCGATCGTCGATTTCGAGAAAAAGTTGCACCCGTTTACCGGATCGGCAACACTGACATATGAACCGACCTCGGACTTGACGGTCTATGCTGCTTACGGCCGATCTTTCCGTGCACCCACAGCCGGCGTCGGAATCCCTCAGAATGTCAGCCAGGATCTAGCGATCAGCAAAGCGGAACGATCGAACACCTATGAAATTGGCTTAAAGACAGCTTTCTTTGATCGCAGGCTCTCGCTCGACATTGCAGCCTTCTATCAGAAGTTCGACAATTTCATTTCGCGCTTCACCGGGATAGCGACTGACCAGGGCACGAATATCGACTTCAACGGTGACGGCATTCCTGATGGCGTCTTCGTCGGGCCGCCGGACGGCACCGTCGATACGAATGCCGATTACAATTATAATGGCGATGCCACGGTCAAGGGCGTGGAAGCGACAATTTCCGGCAGGCCTATGGACAATTGGGATGCTTCGATCAGTGCGTCCTACGTAAAGGCGCATTATGATAACGCTGTGCTGCCTTGCAACACGGTGGATCCAGTTACCGGTCAGTCAGTGATCGTTCCAAATCCGGCGTTTGGTGGTGTCAACAACGTCAGCTACTGCCAGCGTGACTCACGTCTTGCTGACGTTCCGGACTTCAGCCTGACCGCAAACAGCGAATTCCGTTTCGGAACCGGGCCTGTCCAGCCGTTCATCCGCGGTCTGATCACCTATCGTCCGAGCGTCTTTTCGGAAAGGCAGCAGTTCCGCTTTCCGCACCGGGAACTCATCAACCTGTTCGTGGGTGTGCGCGGTGAAGAGAATAAGTGGGAGGTGTCGGCGTTCGTGCGCAACCTCCTCAACCAGAACAAGATTACCAATATCTCGTTCAACAACGCGACGATCACTGGCGACAATGTGCTGGGCGGGGCTGGGGTGATCTTCGACTCCGGATACCGAACGGTGAACCTCACCAATCCGCGGGAGTTTGGCCTTTCGGGAACTTTCAAATTCTAA
- a CDS encoding zinc-binding alcohol dehydrogenase family protein, which translates to MRAIGFTESGSIDRDDALLDIEVPDPVAGPRDLLVRVHAVSVNPVDIKVRAAAKPRGGQPMILGFDAAGIVEAVGPEVTLFTPGDEVYYAGTIVRPGTNAELHAVDERIVGRKPSSLGWAASAALPLTALTAWEILFDCLRVSRHKDAGRSILIVNGAGGVGSMLVQLARQLTNLQVIATASRPDTVQWAEGLGAHHVIDHHRPLDEELARIGVRCVDYVASLAASDNNLAQIAKIIAPRGALCLIDDVRAFDIVPLRQKSITVAWEGVFTRSIYKTDDMIEQHNILNEIARLVDEGVLRSTLTKELGPIDAAHLKAAHRLVETGQMIGKVALAGFPSLS; encoded by the coding sequence ATGAGAGCGATTGGATTCACAGAGAGCGGCAGCATCGACCGTGACGATGCCCTGCTCGACATCGAAGTTCCCGATCCTGTAGCCGGTCCTCGCGACCTTCTGGTCCGGGTCCACGCAGTGTCGGTCAACCCGGTGGATATTAAGGTGCGCGCCGCCGCCAAGCCGCGCGGTGGACAGCCGATGATCCTCGGCTTTGACGCGGCGGGCATTGTGGAAGCCGTCGGCCCTGAGGTCACCCTTTTCACTCCGGGAGACGAGGTCTATTACGCCGGAACCATCGTTCGGCCCGGGACAAATGCCGAATTGCACGCCGTCGATGAACGTATAGTGGGGCGTAAACCGTCGTCGCTTGGCTGGGCGGCGTCGGCAGCACTGCCGCTCACCGCGCTCACCGCCTGGGAAATCCTGTTCGATTGCCTGCGGGTTTCGCGCCACAAGGATGCCGGAAGATCGATCCTGATCGTCAACGGCGCAGGTGGCGTAGGCTCCATGCTCGTCCAATTGGCGCGGCAACTCACCAACCTTCAGGTCATCGCCACTGCATCGCGGCCCGACACGGTGCAATGGGCGGAGGGTTTGGGCGCCCATCACGTAATCGATCATCACAGGCCGCTTGATGAGGAACTGGCGAGGATCGGTGTACGCTGTGTCGATTATGTCGCCAGCCTGGCTGCCAGCGACAACAACCTGGCGCAAATTGCCAAGATCATCGCTCCACGAGGCGCTCTATGCCTGATCGATGATGTCCGGGCCTTTGACATTGTTCCACTGCGCCAGAAGTCGATTACCGTCGCGTGGGAAGGGGTATTCACACGCTCCATCTACAAGACCGATGACATGATCGAGCAGCACAACATCCTGAACGAGATTGCGCGTCTCGTCGATGAAGGCGTCCTGCGCAGTACATTGACCAAGGAATTGGGGCCGATCGATGCCGCGCACCTGAAAGCCGCGCACCGCCTGGTCGAAACCGGCCAAATGATAGGCAAGGTCGCGCTCGCCGGCTTCCCGTCGCTTAGTTAA
- a CDS encoding NADH:flavin oxidoreductase — protein MLAPMTNQQSHPDGRLSDEEYNWLTKRATGGFGLVMTCASHVQSVGQGFPGQLGIFGDEHIEGLTRLAAGIKERGAISSVQLHHAGYRAPKDLVGTPVCPSDNPETGARGLTLDEVETLRDDFIAAAVRAEKAGFDGVEVHGAHGYVLAEFLSPEVNQRTDRYGGSSENRSRLLFEIIEGIRAQCRSDFQIGLRLSPERYEQSLEEIIAVAGEIMRQDKIDYLDLSLWDVTKEPEDERFKGRTLLSCFTDLPRGNVRLGAAGKVMSGPAAASVIEAGCDFVSIGRAAILRHDFPERVRDDSGYDSPPLPVTAEHLLDEGLAEAFIAYMNSWPGFVAERA, from the coding sequence ATGCTTGCGCCGATGACCAATCAACAAAGCCATCCGGACGGCCGCCTGTCGGACGAGGAATATAATTGGCTGACGAAGCGCGCCACCGGCGGTTTCGGGCTGGTCATGACCTGCGCATCGCATGTGCAGTCTGTCGGTCAGGGCTTTCCGGGCCAACTCGGTATCTTCGGTGACGAACATATCGAGGGCCTCACGAGGCTGGCCGCAGGAATCAAGGAGCGCGGGGCAATCTCATCCGTGCAGCTTCATCATGCAGGCTATCGCGCGCCCAAGGATCTGGTCGGCACGCCGGTCTGCCCCTCGGACAATCCCGAGACGGGTGCACGTGGCCTGACGCTGGATGAGGTAGAGACGCTCCGCGACGACTTCATCGCAGCAGCCGTGCGTGCCGAAAAGGCCGGTTTCGACGGCGTAGAAGTGCATGGAGCGCATGGCTATGTGCTGGCCGAGTTCCTGTCGCCAGAGGTGAACCAGCGCACCGACCGTTACGGCGGCAGCTCGGAGAACCGCTCGCGTTTGTTGTTCGAGATCATCGAGGGCATTCGTGCGCAGTGCCGCTCCGATTTTCAGATCGGCCTTCGTCTCTCACCCGAGCGTTATGAACAAAGCCTTGAGGAAATCATCGCGGTGGCTGGTGAGATAATGCGTCAGGACAAGATCGACTATCTCGACCTGTCGCTGTGGGACGTGACCAAGGAGCCGGAGGACGAACGCTTCAAGGGACGCACGTTGCTCAGTTGCTTTACCGATCTACCGCGGGGCAATGTTCGTTTGGGCGCAGCGGGCAAGGTGATGAGCGGCCCCGCAGCCGCCAGCGTGATCGAGGCCGGTTGCGACTTCGTGTCAATCGGCCGGGCGGCCATACTGCGCCACGACTTTCCGGAACGCGTACGCGATGATAGTGGCTATGACTCGCCACCGCTGCCAGTGACTGCCGAGCATCTACTCGACGAAGGCTTGGCCGAGGCGTTCATCGCCTACATGAACAGCTGGCCCGGCTTCGTCGCCGAAAGGGCCTGA
- a CDS encoding DUF7146 domain-containing protein, which yields MSTHLDRIGESLVRKLGGHWRHGKGLCRCPAHPDRRPSLSIRVGTSALLYKCWAGCDTRDVIREILRLDGKALDSIEEAGPAPASFTADLWRRQRALHVWDAARQLSGTPAEIYLRRRRIAILPPALRFHARTPLGGGERLDYRPAMIAAVHEGDRFVAIQRTFLDRDDARRARDLIDPRMMLGRPHRGAVVLAPSGQTLGLSEGVETALSAMMLFDIPVWAALGSERLDQVAIPTYVTRLVLFPDNDMAGEIGAAKAMAAYAMPGRQIDVEFPPARFKDWNDVLLAGGQGVGK from the coding sequence ATGAGCACGCATCTTGACAGGATCGGCGAGTCCCTCGTCCGCAAGCTGGGCGGCCACTGGAGACACGGAAAAGGCCTGTGCCGTTGTCCCGCCCATCCGGACAGAAGGCCCAGTCTTTCGATCCGGGTCGGGACCAGTGCGCTCTTGTACAAATGCTGGGCCGGTTGCGATACACGCGATGTCATTCGCGAAATATTGAGGCTCGACGGGAAGGCTCTCGATAGCATCGAGGAGGCCGGCCCGGCTCCTGCGTCATTCACGGCAGATCTATGGCGTAGGCAGCGTGCCCTGCATGTCTGGGACGCGGCGCGCCAATTGAGCGGCACGCCTGCGGAAATCTATCTTCGTCGCCGGCGTATCGCGATCTTGCCGCCCGCTTTGCGCTTTCATGCTCGAACGCCACTCGGCGGCGGCGAGAGGCTGGACTACCGCCCGGCTATGATCGCGGCCGTGCACGAGGGTGACCGCTTTGTCGCCATTCAGCGGACATTTCTTGATCGCGACGACGCCCGCCGCGCGCGCGATCTGATCGACCCCCGAATGATGCTCGGACGACCGCATCGGGGTGCTGTGGTACTGGCACCGTCTGGTCAGACACTTGGCCTCTCTGAGGGTGTCGAAACCGCGCTTTCAGCGATGATGCTGTTCGACATCCCCGTGTGGGCGGCACTTGGCTCTGAGCGCCTGGACCAGGTCGCAATACCGACCTATGTGACCCGCCTCGTACTTTTTCCCGACAATGACATGGCGGGCGAGATCGGCGCAGCAAAAGCCATGGCAGCCTATGCGATGCCCGGCCGCCAGATCGACGTGGAATTTCCGCCAGCGCGGTTCAAGGACTGGAATGACGTCCTTCTGGCGGGAGGGCAGGGAGTGGGCAAGTGA
- a CDS encoding IS110 family transposase, giving the protein MTKKITNPEILAFRAAAEVDPACGRVWVGLDVGLKSTSVCVLDRDGKVVHQVSMKTHPTEIGRYLAKNFTSNVVVVGMETGAMSAHLAGGLRKQGYQVAVMDALQVHRVLSLKRNKTDTNDARGIAEITRTGRDYLTEVYVKSAACFEVRAQLIMRHRLVQQRLANENMIRGLLRVYGGRVEPGAKSSATYRDRVVEQLLIIQDREGINLRPRILPVLDLCERLQADAVRIETELEALAAANPVCRRFMAVPGIGAITALSFFTAIEEPSRFRRADDVAAYLGLTPRVYQSGESLTHGKISKMGNRLTRTHMVNAATVLLSATKTFSSLKDWGVRLAKKVGFNKAKVAVARKLAVILFGMWRDGTHFQFKTETLEPHRQMMQTARA; this is encoded by the coding sequence ATGACAAAGAAGATCACGAACCCCGAGATCCTGGCGTTCCGGGCGGCGGCGGAAGTGGACCCGGCATGTGGCCGCGTCTGGGTCGGCCTTGATGTCGGCCTCAAGTCGACATCGGTGTGCGTGCTGGATCGAGACGGCAAGGTCGTCCACCAGGTTTCGATGAAGACGCACCCGACCGAGATCGGGCGCTACTTGGCGAAGAACTTCACCTCTAATGTGGTGGTCGTCGGCATGGAGACGGGCGCGATGTCGGCGCATCTCGCCGGCGGGCTGCGCAAGCAGGGCTACCAAGTCGCCGTGATGGACGCGTTGCAGGTCCACCGGGTGCTGTCCCTCAAGCGCAACAAGACCGACACCAACGATGCTCGCGGCATTGCCGAGATCACACGCACCGGTCGCGACTATCTGACCGAGGTATACGTGAAGAGCGCAGCCTGCTTCGAGGTGCGCGCCCAGCTCATCATGCGCCACCGGCTGGTCCAGCAGCGCCTCGCCAACGAGAACATGATCCGCGGCCTGCTGCGCGTCTATGGTGGGCGGGTCGAGCCTGGCGCCAAGTCATCGGCTACCTATCGCGACCGTGTCGTCGAGCAGTTGCTGATCATCCAGGATCGCGAAGGCATCAACCTGCGACCGCGCATCCTACCGGTGCTCGACCTGTGCGAACGGCTCCAGGCGGATGCCGTGCGGATCGAGACCGAACTGGAGGCACTCGCTGCCGCCAATCCGGTATGTCGGCGATTCATGGCAGTGCCCGGCATCGGCGCCATCACCGCCCTGTCGTTCTTCACCGCAATCGAAGAACCATCTCGTTTCCGGCGGGCTGACGATGTCGCCGCCTATCTCGGGCTCACGCCGCGCGTGTACCAGTCCGGCGAGAGCCTGACCCATGGCAAGATCAGCAAGATGGGGAACCGATTGACCCGTACGCACATGGTCAATGCCGCAACAGTACTGCTGTCGGCGACCAAGACCTTTTCGTCATTGAAGGACTGGGGCGTCAGGCTGGCGAAGAAGGTCGGGTTCAACAAGGCGAAAGTGGCGGTTGCCCGCAAGCTCGCCGTCATCCTGTTCGGCATGTGGCGCGACGGCACTCACTTCCAGTTCAAGACGGAGACCCTCGAGCCGCATCGCCAGATGATGCAGACCGCCCGAGCCTGA
- a CDS encoding RNA polymerase sigma factor, translated as MSSKPSNQTASKGVDPGETNIAFGGSPIHLGPLLREIAAALRKPSFGRFWPMQRRRYAALADNIDRLLQQQAPTPLSLATAEAVQLADIPPGVRVDVGQTNVMPTAAGVWVHAQFLVDWSLILPSLPNFARSRYVEAIAALPERQRQVFMLHRFGGLDLNEIAKRLDQDISACERALAQALASIARHIDQIDQ; from the coding sequence ATGTCATCCAAACCTTCCAATCAAACCGCCTCCAAGGGCGTCGACCCAGGCGAGACTAATATCGCCTTCGGCGGCAGCCCGATCCACCTTGGGCCCCTTCTGCGGGAAATCGCCGCAGCCTTGCGCAAGCCTTCATTCGGGCGCTTCTGGCCGATGCAACGACGACGCTATGCCGCGCTTGCCGACAATATCGATCGCCTCCTGCAGCAGCAGGCGCCAACTCCTCTTAGCCTTGCGACGGCCGAGGCAGTTCAACTGGCGGACATTCCACCAGGCGTGCGCGTCGATGTCGGACAAACAAATGTCATGCCGACGGCTGCGGGGGTCTGGGTTCACGCCCAGTTTCTGGTCGATTGGAGCCTCATCCTGCCATCGTTGCCGAATTTCGCCCGTTCTCGCTACGTCGAAGCAATCGCGGCATTACCGGAAAGGCAGCGACAGGTGTTCATGCTGCACCGATTTGGGGGCCTCGATCTCAACGAAATTGCCAAGCGCCTCGATCAAGATATATCGGCCTGCGAGCGCGCGCTTGCCCAAGCGCTTGCCAGCATCGCTCGGCATATCGATCAAATCGATCAATAA
- a CDS encoding MarR family transcriptional regulator, with amino-acid sequence MERSDDSRRHERRVETCLNLIANRHLVGRHIGFDLCADPAWDMLLDLYISECRGRNIAISSLASAANVPPTTARSAIRILRKRGWVSREADTLDGRRIYIRLTEMARSALVEIFDAVADRADTGL; translated from the coding sequence GTGGAGCGGAGCGACGACAGCCGGCGACATGAACGCCGGGTCGAAACATGCCTCAATCTGATTGCCAATCGCCACCTCGTCGGCAGGCATATCGGATTTGACCTGTGTGCCGATCCCGCCTGGGACATGCTGCTGGACCTCTACATCTCCGAATGTCGAGGCCGTAATATTGCGATCTCCAGTCTTGCCAGCGCGGCCAATGTGCCACCCACAACCGCGCGAAGTGCGATTAGAATTCTTCGGAAGCGGGGCTGGGTATCCCGTGAAGCGGATACACTCGATGGAAGGCGCATCTATATCCGCCTGACTGAAATGGCGAGATCGGCCCTGGTGGAAATTTTCGATGCGGTCGCCGATAGAGCGGACACTGGCCTGTGA
- a CDS encoding LuxR family transcriptional regulator yields MLMSPKMIEFMDSCRAITDETGLRDMLDQMTRELGFNQYALLHHVDLVRPPAHSITLLGYEDSWMERILRYRYFHDDPILAASNRRLTGFGWREVPDIIRLSRRQRRILHEARAHGLRDGFTVPLQLAGEYRGTCSFASDHPIELTADLIGSAQLVGTFCFEVARRITKQGGASTSQIPVLTQRQLDCLVFVGSGKTNWEIGKILGVSEDTIHKHVSSAMRKYDVGKRTLLVVRALFDGQLSYRDMLRMH; encoded by the coding sequence ATGCTCATGTCACCAAAAATGATCGAGTTCATGGACAGCTGCCGGGCCATCACGGACGAGACCGGCCTTCGCGATATGCTCGACCAAATGACAAGGGAACTTGGTTTCAATCAGTATGCATTACTCCATCACGTCGATCTGGTGCGGCCGCCCGCGCATTCGATCACATTGCTGGGTTATGAGGACAGCTGGATGGAGCGGATTTTGCGATACCGCTATTTTCACGACGATCCGATATTGGCTGCAAGCAATCGCCGGCTGACCGGCTTTGGTTGGCGGGAGGTGCCCGACATCATCCGTCTCAGCCGGCGTCAGCGCCGGATATTGCACGAAGCACGGGCGCACGGCCTGCGGGATGGCTTTACCGTACCGCTTCAGCTTGCGGGTGAATATCGTGGGACCTGCTCCTTCGCCAGCGACCATCCGATTGAACTCACCGCCGATCTTATCGGTAGCGCCCAACTGGTCGGGACATTCTGCTTCGAGGTCGCCCGCCGGATCACCAAGCAGGGCGGCGCATCGACCTCCCAAATACCCGTGCTCACGCAGCGCCAGCTTGACTGTCTCGTTTTCGTGGGCTCGGGCAAGACTAATTGGGAGATCGGAAAGATCCTTGGAGTTTCGGAGGATACCATCCACAAACATGTTTCAAGCGCGATGCGCAAATATGACGTGGGCAAAAGGACACTGCTCGTCGTGCGCGCTTTGTTCGATGGGCAACTGAGCTACAGGGACATGCTGCGGATGCATTAA